The following nucleotide sequence is from Paracrocinitomix mangrovi.
CAACAAAATATTGAGTATAGAGAGGATTCTTCAAACAAACTATCAGATAAATATTTAAGAAATAATATTAGGCATAACATTATTCCTTCATTTTTAGAACTTGAACCTGAGTTTAAAAAGAAAATGAGCTCGTTCTTTGATGAAATGTCTGACATTAATGAGCTAATAGAAAAAATAGCATCAAATTTTTCCTCTGAAATTGTTACGAGTGGGAATTTAAAAAGTATAGGACTTGAAAAAGTAATTCAACTCAACAATACAATCCTTTTGAGAGTATTCGATCCATTTGGGATTAAAAGATCTAACATAAAGGAATTCATTAAGTTTCTTAAGAATTCAAATACTGGGTCTATCTTTAAAAGTACAGAATTTGAATTTTTACTGGATAGAGATAGAATTTTTATCCGACAACAAGCTTTAAAAGTTGATGTTGCCATTAACATTGACGATTCTATTCCTGCTCAAATTGAAATATTTCATAAGCAACTAAAATTTGAGTTAAAGAATAAGGCTGATTTTTTAAATGACGTTATTTACCTTGACAAAGGTAAAATAGAGTTTCCTTTAAAGGTACGCAATTGGCAAAATGGTGATAAAATTCTTCCATTAGGATTAAATGGAGGGAAATTGGTTTCGGACATTCTTATTGATAAAAAATTCTCATTATTCGAAAAAGAGGAAATTATCGTAATAGAAGACAATACAGGGAAATTAATAGCAATTCCACCATTTTTAACTTCTGAAAATTTTAAAGTGGATAATCAAACTTTTGAAATTCTTGTTATCCAATATAAATGATCAAGCGATTGTTTCTTTTTTATACATTATTGCTTAATTTAACAGCATGGAGCCTATCGTTAATGAAAATTCAACTATTGTTCTGGAAATAGATATTTATCGTATTATATGGAAGGATAATGTTAGACTAGAGCGAGCAGATGTTGAAGAAGCAGTTCGAATCTACGACGAATTAACAGATGGTGTTAAAGATCTCAAAGTTCTACATGTATTTCCAAAAAACACTTCAATTACTAGTGAGGCTAGACAATGGAGCGCTAAACGTGAACGTCCTGCAATTGCAGAGGCTTTTGTAATTCACAGTATCATTCACCGTAATCTTTTTAAACTGTATCGGAAATTTCGATCTGTGGATTATCCTATGAGAGAATTTTCAACTGAATCAAAAGCGCTTGAATGGCTTAATGAATATTAGTCAGGTATTTTAAAAAGTATTAAGGTTTAAGAAACTTTATCCCTACCCAAATTACCACCATCTTAAAACAAAAAAAGCCTTGCTCCAAGAGGAACAAGGCTTAAAAAAGTGGCATCCACATACTCTCCCACCCTCAAAAGGGCAGTACCATCTGCGCAAGTCGGCTTAACTTCTCTGTTCGGAATGGTAAGAGGTGGACCCGACCGCCATAGACACCGAAAATCGTCGTACCAAATTGGCACATAAATGTCTTTGGTTAGTCATAAACGCTAAAATTCTAGCGTGTAGTATCTAACAACTAATGTCTAAAAATAAACATTGAGTTATGTTGAAGTAGTGAGTTACTTGTGATTATAAGTCTACGGGTAATTAGTATCACTCGGCTTTGATGTCACCATCTTTACACCTGTGACCTATCAACGTCGTCGTCTTCAACGACCCTTAAAAGATATCTCATCTTGAGGCGAGTTTCGTGCTTAGATGCTTTCAGCGCTTATCTCATCCATCCGAACATAGCTACCCTGCAATGCAGCTGGCGCCACAACAGGTACACCAGAGGTTCGTCCACCCCGGTCCTCTCGTACTAGAGGTAGGTCCTCTCAAATATCTAACGCCCACAACAGATAGGGACCGAACTGTCTCACGACGTTCTGAACCCAGCTCGCGTGCCACTTTAATGGGCGAACAGCCCAACCCTTGGGACCTTCTCCAGCCCCAGGATGTGACGAGCCGACATCGAGGTGCCAAACCACTCCGTCGATATGAGCTCTTGGGAGTGATC
It contains:
- the tilS gene encoding tRNA lysidine(34) synthetase TilS, whose translation is MLERFKEIIFSDYPDINDRKIFLAMSGGKDSMVLSVLLTKCNIKHILLHCNFHLRGEESDQDELFVRNYALKNQIELRVKNFNTIEEANNLNLNIQLAARKLRYDWFFNELKSNNDLLLTAHHLDDSIETFFINLLRGTGIKGILGIPKYNQQIYRPLNKFTVDDIYSFIDQQNIEYREDSSNKLSDKYLRNNIRHNIIPSFLELEPEFKKKMSSFFDEMSDINELIEKIASNFSSEIVTSGNLKSIGLEKVIQLNNTILLRVFDPFGIKRSNIKEFIKFLKNSNTGSIFKSTEFEFLLDRDRIFIRQQALKVDVAINIDDSIPAQIEIFHKQLKFELKNKADFLNDVIYLDKGKIEFPLKVRNWQNGDKILPLGLNGGKLVSDILIDKKFSLFEKEEIIVIEDNTGKLIAIPPFLTSENFKVDNQTFEILVIQYK